The window CCGGTGAGCGACTTGCCGGCCCCCGATTCGCCGACCACGCCCAGGATCTCACCGGGCGCAATGTCGAACGACAGGCCATCGAGCGCCCGCAGCGTTCCGCGACGACCGGGAAACTCGACCACCAGATCGCGCACCTCGAGCAGGCCGGGCGGCTTCAGCATGGCAGCGGATGGCTCATCTCAGCCTCGGATTCAGCGCGTCGCGCAGCCAGTCGCCGAGCAGGTTCACGCTCAGCGCGATCAGCACCAGCATCGCGCCGGGAAAGAGCGCGATCCACCACTCGCCGCTGAACAGAAAATCGTTGCCGATGCGGATCAGGGTGCCCAGCGAGGGCGAGGTCGGCGGCACGCCGACGCCGAGGAAGCTCAGCGTCGCCTCGGTGATGATGGCCGTGGCGACCTGGATCGTCGCCAGGACGAACACCGGCCCGAGCACGTTCGGCAGCACGTGGCGACGCATGATGCGCACCGGCGACACGCCGATCACGCGTGCCGCCTGCACGTACTCCTTCTGTCGCTCGACCAGGGTCGACCCGCGTACTGTGCGCGCGTAAGGCACCCAGCCGGTCAACGAGATGGCGAGGATCAGCACACCGAAGGCCAGCGCCTCGTGGGCCGCGGGGAAGACCGCGCGACCCACGCCGTCGATCATCAAGGCCACCAGGATGGCAGGAAAGGACAGCATCACATCACACACGCGCATGATGAGAGCATCGACGCGACCGCCGGCGAAGCCCGACACCAGACCCAGCGTCACGCCGACCAGCATCGACAGCAGCACCGAGGCAATGCCCACGGCCAGCGATATGCGTGCGCCGTACATCACGGCCGAAAGGATGTCTCGGCCCTGGTCGTCGGTACCCAGCAGGTAGGCGCTTTTGCCCTCGGCCATCCAGGCGGGCGGCAGGCGCGAGTCGCCGAGGTCGAGCGTCGCGAGATCGAAGGGATCGTGCGGCGCCACGAGCGGCGCCAGCAACGCGCTGAGCAGACAGGCCGCGGCGATGGCCGCCGCCAGCATGGCCACTGGCGAGGCGCGAAAGCTATGCCAGATCTCGCTGTCCACGAACCGATGACGGGCGTCTGCGTTCATCTCACGATCGTCTGCGTCACCCATGCGCGACTTCGCGATCAGGGCGCAGGCGCGGATCGACCACGAAGTAGAGCAGGTCGACAGCCAGATTGATCGCCACGAAGATCAGCGCGACGAGACACAGGTAGGCCGCCATCACCGGCACGTCGGCAAAGCTCACGGCCTGGATGAACAGCAGGCCCATACCCGGCCACTGGAACACCGTCTCGGTGATGATCGCAAACGCGATCAGTGAGCCCAATTGCAGCCCGGTGATCGTGATCACCGGCACGAGCGTGTTCTTCAGGGCATGGCCGAAGTGCACCGCGCGATCGCTCAGGCCACGCGCCCGCGCGAAGCGGATGTAGTCGCTGCGCAGCACCTCGAGCATCTCGGCGCGCACCAGCCGCATGATCAGCGCAAGCTGGAACACCGCGAGCGTGATGGACGGCAGCACCAGGTGCTGCCAGCCGCTGACGGTGAACCAGCCGCTCGTCCAGCCGCCGATGCTCAGCACCTCGCCGCGGCCGAAGCTCGGCAGCCAGTGCAGGCCGACGGAGAACACCAGGATCAGCAGGATGCCGATCAGGAAAGTGGGCAGCGAGACGCCCAGAAGCGACACCGTCATCAGCAGCTGAGACAAGACGCTGCCCCGCCGCAGCGCCACGATCACGCCCATCGGCACGCCGATCCCCAGGGCGAGCACCGCAGCCGTGATCGCAAGTTCCAGCGTCGCCGGCAAGCGCTCGGCGATCAAGGTCGACACCTTGCGTCCCTGGCGCAGGCTCAGTCCGAAGTCACCCCGCACGGCGTTGCCGACGAAGCGCGCGAACTGCCAGGGCACGGAGCGATCCAGGCCGAGGTCGGCGCGCAACTGCGTGCGCTGCTCGGGCGTCGCGTCCTGCCCGAGCAGATGGGTCACCGGATCGCCGACGTGCTGGAACAGCATGAACGAGATGAAGGCCACGGCCAGCATCACGATCACGGCTTGGAGCAGGCGACGAACCAGGAAGGCGAGCATGTTATGGGGTTTCGCGCGGCCATTGTGGCCGCTCGCCAGGCGTGCCGCCGCCGATCAGTTCGGTGTGGAACTCAGCGGCACGCCGCTGAGGCAAACCGCGCCGTACCAGGCGGTGGCCGACGTGCCGGTGTTGTCGGCATCGGTCATGAGCCCGATACCGATCAACGCCCCCGGTGCCTCGCCGAAGGCACGCCGGTAGTCTGCGGAAATATCGCGCTCGTGCTCGCGCCACTGCCGCAGATGCGCCGGGCCGGACTCGACGACGATCTTTCGGATGCGGTCGCTGCGCGGATTGATCACCACGCTTTCGAGCGGCGCGCCGTTGTCCCACACGTACATCAGCGTCGCAAAGGGCGGGCGCTCGCCGGTCACGAGTTCGGCCAGTTCGAACAGCGAGCGGTCCTTCAGCGGCAATACGCCATGATCGCCGTCGAAGGCGAGCACGATGCGCGCCGGTGAGTCCTCGGACTCGCGGCGCCGCACATCGGCGCGGTCGATCAGTGCATTGACACGCCAAGAGAACCGCAGCGTCTGCAACGCGTCGGGCTCCAGGCGCACCCGGTAACGCAGCATGCTGGCCGAGGCATCGGCCCGCGCGCGCACCACGGCCTGTCCGGCGTCGGTGCCGAGGTCGTAGCGTGTCCCGCGCTTGCCGGGAAGCGCGTGCGGTTGCCAGGCCGGAACGCAGTGCGGGGACCACGGCGCACCGGCTGGGGCCTGCAGGACCAGCGGGTCGCGGTTCGGAACCTGCGCGCAGGCGCCGAGGGTGCAGAGCACCCCGAGAGCCAGGCGTCTCATCGGGAGGGACACGGCGGAATTCGGTCGGTCATCGTCGAGCACGGCCATTCTCGATCGGCCAAAAAAGAAGCGCCCCGCAGGGCGCTTCCTTCAGGCGTACAACTCGATTCAGAAGTTGTGGCCGATACCGACCAGGAACTGGTCCTTGCCAGTCAGGTTGAACGTGTCGTCGTTGTCCGACTCGCGGTGCAGGTAGGCACTGTAGATCGTGGTCCGCTTCGACAGCGCGTAACGGAGCGAAGCGCCGTACTTGTCGTTCTTGTTGCTGCCACCCGCATCCAGATCAGCCTTCGAGTGCGTGTACTGGGCACGGAACTCGAAGCTGCCGAACGGCACGAGCACGCCGACGTTGTAGGCATCGACATCATTGATCACAACCGACTCGCCAGCGTTCGAGCCGAAGTCGCTGGTCTTCTGATAGCCCAGGCCCAGCGTCGCGACGCCGAAGTTGTAGCTGCCGCCCGCGGTGAACACCTTGTTGTAGGCGCTGCCACCGCCGCCCGGGGCGTCGTCGTACTCTTCGTACGACAGACCTGCCTTGATCGGGCCAGCCGCATAACCCAGCAACAGACCTTGCTGGCGAGCCGTGGCGCCTTCGCCAGCGGCGACCAGCGCGCGCACCTGGAAGCCACCGAAGCTCGGCGACAGGTAGACGACCGAGTTGTCGACGCGGGTGCCGAAGTTCTGGAACAGAACGCGACCGGTCGGGGCAAGAGCCGTGCCGGCTGCAAAATTACCGTCCACGACCGTGATTTCGCCTTCAGCGGTCAGGTCCGAGCCGTAGCCGAGGTTCAACTGACGGGTCAGCGTGTCGTGACGACCGAGGCGGATTTCGCCGAGGCTGGCCGAGCTCAGGCCCACCCAGGCGGCGCGGTCGAATAGCTTGGCATTACCAGTGCCGTCGTCGGAGTTGAAGCCCGACTCCAGCGTGAAGTTGGCCTTCAGGCCACCACCCAGGTCTTCGCTGCCCTTCAGGCCCCAGCGCGAACCACCGATCGGCTGGTGGTTGTTCAGCGTGAAGCGGTCTTCGGCGATCGTGCTGTCAGTCCAGGTGACAGCAGTGTCCAGACGGCCGTACAGGGTGACCGACGATTGCGCCGAAGCGGCACCGGCGAAAGCACCCAGAGCGGCCAGAGCGAGTACTGATTTTTTCATTGCAACTATCTCCAGAGTTGAACATGTGGTTTCGGTGAAGCCGGAACCTCGGATGCTGTGTGCGACACCCGAAGCTGCTCGCCGTCCCAACTGAGGAGCGATTCCACCAGACCGTTGCGCCCCCCGCCAGCACTGAGCTTGTTCTATGCTTATTCTGTTGCGGGACGACAACTTTGATGCACTTAATTGGTGCATAAATGCCCTGACATACGACTGTCATGGATGGAATCGTTCACGAACAGCGCCCATTCAACCTCTGAAGACCCTCTCACCGCACCGCTTCGACCATGCGTTCACTCAGCCGCACCGATCAGGTGATTTCTTCGCTGGACAAGGCCTTGAGCACGGTGTTCGCAGCTCACTCGGCATCCCGGCCAGCACCCAAGCCCGCCGTCGATCCCGGCTTGGCCATGACTCCACAGGACAAGTCATTGTCTGCGTCGCTGATGCGCGTGAACCATGTCGGCGAGGTCTGCGCCCAGGCCCTCTATGCCTCACAGGCGCTGGGCACGCGGAACGAGACACTGCGAGCCCAGTTCGAACATGCGGCACGCGAGGAGACCGACCACCTCGCATGGACCGAGGCGCGGCTCGCCGAACTGAACGGACGCACCAGTTGGCTCAACCCGCTGTGGTACGCCGGGGCTTTCGGGCTGGGGCTGATCGCCGGGCGACTCGGCGACGCAGCCAGCCTCGGCTTCGTGGTCGAGACCGAACGTCAGGTGGAGCAGCACCTGCTGCAGCATCTCGATCGATTGCCAGTGGCCGATGTCGAGTCGCGGGCCATCGTGGCTCAGATGCGCGAAGACGAAGCCCGGCATGCCGCCGCCGCCGAGCACGCTGGTGCCGCCACGCTGCCGGTGCCGGTGCGGTGGATGATGCGTGGCATGGCCAAGCTCATGACCTCGACCGCGCACCGCATCTGAGCGCGCCGCCCCGGTGATTGCCGACGGGTCAGACCTCGACGATCTCCACCCCGGTCGTCATCGCGGCGGTCTTGCCCAGCATCGCGCTCGCCGAGCAATATTTTTCGTGGGACAGCGCGACAGCGCGCTCCACCGCCGCGGCGGGCAGGCCGCGACCTCGAACGACGAATTGCAGGTGGATCTTCGTGAAGACTTTCGGGTCCGCGGTCGCCCGCTCCGCGTTCAGTTTCACTTCGCAGCCCCGGATGTCATGGCGTCCACGCTTCAGGATCAGCACCACGTCATACGCGGCACAGGCGCCGGTGCCGGCGAGTACCGTCTCCATCGGGCGCGGCGCCAGATTGCGCCCTCCGCCATCGGGGGCCCCGTCCATGGACAACAGGTGGCCGCTGCCGGTCTCCGCGTTGAACGCCATGCCGGCCTCGGGTTGCCAGCGAACGGTGCACTCCATGCCTGAAACTCCTTTGAAAGACGTGCCGATTGTGCCGAGTCGCACAAATCTGGAGCCGTCCCCCTAGAAAAAGAACGCTCGTGCTTGTTGCGGCGCACCATCCTCCGTTGTATGATGACTCATCGATTGGAAGCGTTCTGACCCAATCACCGCTTGTCTCCTCCACCCTCCTCCAAAGGTGGATTCAGCCCAGGGCCTCACGGCCTTGGGCTTTTTTATTGGTGTGTCCGCGACGCCCTTGCTGCGCCGCAGCGATCGACTGTTCGGCGCCGGGGCCTGACTTATGATCGCGCGCTTGTAACAAGGAGACTCCATGGCCCGCGCCGCGCCGCGCCCCGCCCCCCGCACTTCCGTCGCCAAACCCGCTCTCCGCAAGGCTGGGGCCAAGCCCGACTACCTGCAGCGCATCCTGACCGCGCGGGTCTACGACGTGGCCATCGAATCGGCACTGCAGTTCGCACCGCAACTGTCGGAGCGGATGGGCAACCAGGTCTGGCTCAAGCGCGAGGATGAACAGGCGGTCTTCAGCTTCAAGCTGCGCGGCGCCTACAACAAGATGGCGCACCTGAGCCCGCAGCAGCTGGGGCGCGGCGTGATCTGCGCTTCCGCCGGCAACCACGCTCAGGGGGTTGCCCTGTCGGCCCGCAAGCTCCGCTGCCAAGCGACGGTCGTGATGCCGGTCACCACGCCGCAACTCAAGATCGAGGCTGTGCGGGCGCTCGGCGGCAAGGTCGTGTTGCACGGCGAGAGCTATTCCGATGCCTATGCCCATGCACTGAAACTCGAACGGGAGCACGGGCAGACCTTCGTGCATCCTTTCGACGATCCCGACGTGATCGCCGGTCAGGGCACCATCGCCATGGAGATCCTGCGCCAGCACCAGGGGCCGATCGACGCCGTGTTCGTGGCAGTGGGCGGTGGCGGGCTGATCTCGGGCATCGCTGCATACATCAAGGCGGTCCGGCCGGAGATCCAGGTGATCGGCGTCCAGACCACCGATTCCGATGCGATGCTGCGTTCGGTGCGCGCTGGCAAGCGCGTGACGCTGCACGACGTGGGGCTGTTCTCCGACGGCACCGCCGTCAAGCTGGTGGGCGAAGAGACCTTTCGCCTGACGAAGCAGTGGGTCGACGATTTCGAAGTGGTCGACACCGACGCGGTCTGCGCGGCGATCAAGGATGTGTTCCAGGACACCCGCTCGATCCTGGAGCCGGCCGGCGCGCTGGGCGTGGCGGCCATCAAACAGTACACGGCACGCACCGGCTGCAAGGGCAAGACCTTCGTGGCGATCACCTGCGGCGCCAACATGAACTTCGACCGATTGCGCTTCGTTGCCGAGCGGGCCGAGGTGGGCGAGGAGCGCGAGGCGCTGTTCGCCGTCACTATCCCGGAGGAACGGGGTTCCTTCAAGCGCTTCTGCGAGTTGCTCGGCCCGCGCAGCGTCACGGAGTTCAACTACCGCATCTCGGACGCGCAGACCGCGCAGGTGTTCGTGGGCCTGTCCACGCGGGAACACGGCGAATCGGCTCGCATTGCCGAGCGGTTCGAGAAGCAGGGCTTCGCGACGGTCGACCTGACACACGACGAACTGGCCAAGACCCATATCCGCCACATGGTCGGCGGCCGCTCCGAGCTGGCCCGCGAGGAGCGACTGTTCCGGTTCGTCTTCCCGGAGCGTCCGGGAGCGCTGATGCGCTTCCTGACCCGCATGCACCCCGACTGGAACATCAGCCTGTTCCATTACCGGAATCAGGGTGCCGATTACGGTCGCATCCTTGTCGGCCTGCAGATTCCCCGCGGCGCGCAGCGCGCACTGCGAGAGTTCCTGTCCACACTGGATTACCCCTGCGTCGAGGAGACCGACAACCCGGTCTACCAGCTCTTCCTGCGCTGACTCGACCGCGTCGGGGGCTTCTTGGCAACGGTGAGCCCGACCGTCGTCCTCTGTGATTGTCCCGACATCGGCGCAGGGCTCACAATCTCAAGGCACCAACCCACCACGCCGCCATGTCCGTCCAGCGCTCCCTCATTGCTCCCACCGCGCATCCGCGACTCGAAGATGCGCTGCGGCAGAAGCTGCAGCACCGCGCCGAGACGGCCGGCAGCCTGGGTGAACTCGAACCCTTGGCGGTGCGGCTGGGGCTGATCCAGAACTCGCTGAAGCCCCGGCTGAAAAGCCCGCAGTTGGTGGTGTTCGCCGGCGATCACGGGCTGGTCGTCGACGGACTGTCGACGCGCGGTGATTCGACGTCGCAGCAGGTCACGCACCTGCTCGCCGGACGGCTGCCGATGGCCGTGTTCTCGTTCATCCAGGGCATGGGCCTCACGGTCGTCGATGCCGGCCTGGCCGAGACGATGAGCCCCTACCCCAGCCTGCTCCAGCGCAAGATCGGTTTCGGCACCCGCAGTGCGCGGTCCGGCCCGGCGATGTCGATCGACCAGGCGCACGCCGCAATCCGCGCCGGCATGGAGATCGCCGACTCGCTCAGCGGCAATGTCCTGGCCTGCGCCGGCATCGGCGTCGGAGCCCACGAGAGCGCGTCGCTGGTGCTGTCGCGGCTGGCGGACATCCCGCTACGGGACCTGACCATTTCCGGCCCCGATATGCCGCCCGATGCGCTGGCGCAGACGATGGTGGTGCTGCAGAGCACCCAGGGTCGCCACCGCGACGTGACTGATCCGGTCGAGGTGCTGGCCGCCTTCGGAGGCTTCGAGGTGGCGACGATGGTCGGCGCGATGCTGGTCGCGGCCAGCAAGCGGCACCTGATCATGGTCGATGGCCTGCCAGCGTGCGCAGCCCTGCTGGTGGCGGCCCGCATCTCGGCACCGGTGACCGACTATGTCGTGTTCTGCCGCAGCCATGGCCACCGCGGCCTGGACCATGCGCTCAACCTCTTCCGCGCCAGCGCTCTGCTCGAGCTCGGCATGGAAAGCACCGACGGGACAGGATCTACGCTGGCCTGGCCACTGGTGCACAGCGCGGCCGCCCTGCTGACGCAAGTGGCCGAAGGCGAGGATGCAGGTCCAACGCTGCCCTCGACGACCACCCTCCCCACGCTCGACACGCCGGTCGAAGCCGATTTCGGCTCCAGCACGCGACCCTGAAGCGCTGCGAGTCCGTTCGTCAGCGCGGGCTCACTGGCGATTGATCGGGGCCCGCGGTGGACTGGCCGGTGCCGGGGCCATCGGCACCGCCGTTGCAGGCTCGGCGGCCGGCGGCGCCTGAAGCAGGCCGGCGGCCGGTGGCAGGCTGCCGGTGGCGGGCAACGGCAGCGGCGGCAGGTCGAGTTGAACGGCAGGAGCTCCCTGGGAAGGGCCGAGGGTGGCGCTGCGCCGCGCCACCGACTGCAGCACAAGCGCATTGTCGATGCGCGCGCCGACGCGGTAGGCACGGGGCGGTTTCTCGTCGACGGCGATCAGCGCGATGCCCTGATCGTGGCCACGATCGCCGTCCTTCGGTGCCATGACGCCGATCAGCTTGAAGCGGCTGGCGAGTCCCGGCTCGGTCACCGGGGTCGCCGCCGTCGGCACGGCAGCGAACAGCCGCGTCACGTCGCCGCGCAGGCTGTCCGTCGCGGATACCGGTTGCGTCTGGCTCGGTGCCGGCCGCGGCGTCACGAGGATGCGCAGGCCCCAGAAGGCCACGCAGGCCGCGACGGCGGCCCAGACGACGAACGCAGCAATACGGGCTGGCATGACTGACGATTATGATGGAAGCGAATCATCGCCCCGCGACGGTGCACCCCGTCCCCCAAACCCAGATGCCCAATTCCTCCGCATTGAACTCGTCGCCGCGCTCCGCGCGCGGCTTCACGCTGATCGAACTGATGGTCGTGCTCGTGATCATCGGCGTGCTGGCCGCGCTGATCGTGCCCAATGTGCTCGATCGGGCCGACGACGCACGGGTCACCGCGGCGCGCACCGACGTGAACAACCTCATGCAGTCGCTCAAGCTGTACCGCCTCGACAACCAGCGGTACCCGACCGGCGAGCAGGGCCTGCAGGCTCTGGTCGCCAAGCCGAGCGCCAGTCCGGTGCCGCCCAACTGGAAGCCTTATCTCGACAAGCTGCCCAACGACCCGTGGGGGAACGCCTACCAGTTCGCGAATCCCGGCGTGAAGGGCGAGGTCGACGTGTTCAGCTTCGGTGCAGATGGCCGGGCCGGCGGCGAAGGCAAGGACGCGGACATCGGTTCCTGGCAATGACATGAGCGGGCTCACGGCCAGCGGCCGAACGGGCCTGCGCCACGCGACGGACCGGTCGCGCGGCTTCACGCTGATCGAACTGCTCATCGTCGTGAGCCTGATTGCAATCGTTTCGGCCGTTGCCTCGCTGGCGCTGCGCGACCCGGCAGCCACCCAGCTCGAGCGCGAGGCCGCCCGGCTGGGCGCATTGCTCGAAGCAGCGCGTGCCGAGGCCCGAGCCGCCGGCGTGGCGGCGTTGTGGGTGCCCTCCGAGACCGGTTTCCGTTTCGTCGGGCTGCCCAGCGAACTGGCCCTGCCGAGCCGCTGGCTCGCGCCGGCCGGCATCAGCGCAGAGGTGCGGAACGGCCGAGGCCGGATGCAGGCGGCGGTGCTGGGGCCCGAGCCGGTGATCGGGGCCCAGCGCATCGTGCTGCGCCTCGAAGCCCAGACCGTGGCGCTCGCGACCGACGGCTTCGGGCCGTTCGCTGTCGTCGACGACGAGGCCTCCCCAAATGTCGCGCGCTGAGTTCCGGGCGCACTGCTCCGCCAGCCGCAACGTTCGCGGCATGACCTTGATCGAGGTACTGGTAGCGCTGGCCATTGTGGCGGTCACGCTGGGGGCTGGGCTCAAGGCCGCCGGGGCGTTGACCGACAACGCTCAGCGCCTCACCGACGTGACGGTGGCCGAGTGGTGCGCGGACAACCAGCTCACCGCCTTCAAGCTCATGCGGCAGTTTCCCGGTATCGGCGACAGCGAGTTCTATTGCGAGCAGCTCGGTGTGGTCTATCAAGGCAAGATGGTGATCCGCCCGACCCCGAACCCCAATTTCCGACGCGCCGATGCGGTGGTCTTCACCCCCAGCGGCCAGACCATTCTGACGCTGTCGACGGTGCTGTCGAGGTACTGACGATGCGCAGTCTCTCCCGTCACGCCGCACAGGCCGGCTTCACGCTGGTCGAGGTGCTGGTGGCGCTGCTGATCATGGCCATCGTTGCCGCCTTGTCCTGGCAGGGCATCGATGCCATCGTCCGCTCGCGCGACATCAGCAGCCAGCGGCTCGAGCAACAACTTCGACTGCAGTCGGTGATCGCGCAATGGGAGGCCGATCTCGCCGAAATACAGGACAGTGGCATCGTCCCGGCGCTGCAGTTCGACGGCGCGAGTCTGAGACTGACGCGGCGCCAGGCCGCCGGCCTGCAACTCGTCGTCTGGTCGTTGCGCGGGGACAGCTGGACGCGATGGGCCGGCCCGGCGGTGACGCGGGGCGCGGACTTGCGCGAAGCCTGGCTGCAGTCGCAGCAACTGCTCGGCAATGAAGCCGAACAGTTGCGCGCATTGAGCGGCATCGCCAACTGGCAGCTCTATTACTGGCGTGGCAACGCCTGGACCAACGCCCAATCGAGCGGGGACGCCGCGCCGGCGACTGCTGCAACGCCGACGCTGGCGACACGACAGGCGCTGCCGGGTGGCGTGCGCCTGGTCCTTGCCTTCACCGAGGGCAGCGGCCGGGTCGGTGCCCTGACCCGCGACCTGCGCCTGTCCCCGCAGGGCTCATGACTTCGATTCTTCCCAGATGCCGCCGCATTGCCGGCCAACGCGCGAACCGTCAGCGCGGTGCCGCCCTGCTGACCGCCATGGTCATCGTCACATTGGTGGCCACGCTGGCCAGCGCCATGGTCTGGCAGCAATGGCGCGCGGTTCAGGTGGAAGTGGCCGAACGCGCGCGTGCGCAGGCCCTGTGGATCCTGACCGGTGCGGTCGACTGGGCGCGCCTGATCCTCCGGGAAGACGCGCGCACCGGCGGCGCCGACCACTTGGGCGAGCCCTGGGCAGTGCCGCTGGCCGAGGCCCAGCTCTCGACCTTCCTGGCCGTCGATCGCGACAACACCGATGACGCGCCAGAGGCTTTCCTGTCCGGCTCCATCACCGACGCGCAGTCCCGCTACAACCTGCGCAACCTGGTCGAGGCCGGCTCCGGGACGGCGAGCGCCGCCGAGGAACGCGTGCTCCAGCGCCTGCTCGATGCCGTCGGCGCACGCTCCGATCTCGCTCCGATGATC is drawn from Methylibium petroleiphilum PM1 and contains these coding sequences:
- the gspK gene encoding type II secretion system minor pseudopilin GspK is translated as MTSILPRCRRIAGQRANRQRGAALLTAMVIVTLVATLASAMVWQQWRAVQVEVAERARAQALWILTGAVDWARLILREDARTGGADHLGEPWAVPLAEAQLSTFLAVDRDNTDDAPEAFLSGSITDAQSRYNLRNLVEAGSGTASAAEERVLQRLLDAVGARSDLAPMIVRGLRAATLASGQSSGAELSTDPPLMPERIEQLAWIGLDAETLALLTPYVSLLPVRTTVNANTAPKEVLAAVIEGLDLASADRLIQARQRNPFRNVAELDALLPQGVSAATERVSVTSSFFEVRGRLRLQDRSVEERALVERRNLDIVTLRRDRVASVESLGR